The Magnetococcales bacterium genome includes a region encoding these proteins:
- a CDS encoding RluA family pseudouridine synthase, which yields MMETNEGNLPVCHLEVTPEESGMRLERFIQRRMKDLPEVAIFRWIRTGQVRVEGGRCRVGRRVEAGEKVRIPPHRPVVEAEGGQCVPRRVVEGLRERILWRDEWLLVMDKPEGMVVHSGSNQSWGLIDALKEYWRGQGLPGLPELCHRLDRETSGCLLLGVDRRAVAGLVAAFKQGRVAKRYLTLVQGQPPERGTISAPLVKGHLQGGERMVVVEGQGGQPALTRYRVLHRFPEAALLLVEPATGRTHQIRAHCQWAGHVLAGDPKYGEKTFNQRLRELGLRRLFLHAWEVTFSHPLTNRSVVVRAPLPADLQQFLGKLDAAFHWEEGIDISGNI from the coding sequence GTGATGGAGACAAATGAGGGGAATTTGCCGGTTTGCCATCTCGAAGTGACTCCGGAGGAGTCCGGCATGCGTCTGGAGCGCTTCATTCAGCGGCGCATGAAGGATTTGCCGGAGGTGGCGATCTTTCGTTGGATCCGCACGGGACAGGTGCGGGTGGAGGGAGGACGCTGCCGTGTGGGACGCCGGGTGGAGGCGGGGGAGAAGGTGCGGATTCCGCCCCACCGGCCGGTGGTGGAGGCGGAGGGTGGACAGTGCGTGCCCCGACGGGTGGTGGAGGGCTTAAGGGAGCGCATTCTGTGGCGGGACGAGTGGCTGCTGGTGATGGACAAACCGGAAGGCATGGTGGTTCATAGCGGCAGCAATCAGAGCTGGGGGTTGATCGACGCCCTCAAGGAGTACTGGCGCGGACAGGGATTGCCGGGCCTGCCGGAGTTGTGTCACCGTCTGGATCGGGAGACCTCGGGCTGTCTGCTGCTGGGGGTGGATCGTCGGGCGGTGGCCGGACTGGTTGCGGCTTTCAAACAGGGTCGGGTGGCCAAGCGCTATCTGACCCTGGTGCAGGGGCAACCGCCGGAGCGGGGGACGATTTCCGCGCCGCTGGTGAAGGGGCATCTGCAGGGCGGGGAGCGCATGGTGGTGGTGGAGGGGCAGGGAGGACAACCGGCCCTGACCCGTTACCGGGTGCTGCACCGTTTTCCCGAAGCGGCGTTGTTGCTGGTGGAGCCGGCCACGGGGCGCACCCATCAGATTCGGGCCCACTGCCAGTGGGCCGGGCATGTTCTGGCCGGAGATCCCAAGTACGGGGAGAAGACCTTCAATCAGCGCCTGCGGGAGTTGGGTCTGCGCCGTCTCTTCCTGCACGCCTGGGAGGTGACTTTTTCCCATCCCCTGACCAATCGGAGCGTGGTGGTGCGGGCCCCGTTGCCCGCCGATCTCCAACAGTTCCTCGGCAAGCTCGATGCCGCTTTCCACTGGGAGGAAGGTATTGATATCTCTGGTAATATTTGA
- a CDS encoding HAD-IA family hydrolase yields the protein MISLVIFDCDGTLVDSLEGITRCMMLAFRDEGLQRPVSEAEVRNVVGLSLGLAVETMLPGVEEVVQNRVVERYKKHYKELADARQLSNPLFPGVKETLDRLRDRGVRLAMATGKSRRGVGRTLEETGLGPWFATVRTADCAPSKPHPGMIEQILQELDCPPDEALMVGDTDFDILMGHAAGVRTCAVTYGCHDRQRLAAAKPHHWIEAMPELLALPLW from the coding sequence TTGATATCTCTGGTAATATTTGATTGCGACGGCACTTTGGTGGACAGCCTGGAAGGCATCACGCGCTGCATGATGCTGGCTTTTCGGGACGAGGGTCTGCAACGGCCCGTCTCCGAGGCGGAGGTGCGCAACGTGGTGGGGCTTTCTTTGGGATTGGCGGTGGAAACCATGCTGCCCGGTGTCGAGGAGGTGGTGCAGAACCGGGTGGTGGAGCGCTACAAGAAGCACTATAAGGAGTTGGCCGATGCCAGGCAGTTGAGCAATCCCCTGTTTCCGGGGGTGAAGGAGACCCTGGACCGTCTGCGGGATCGGGGTGTTCGTCTGGCCATGGCCACCGGCAAATCGCGGCGGGGGGTGGGGCGCACGCTGGAGGAGACGGGGCTGGGGCCCTGGTTCGCCACCGTTCGCACCGCCGATTGCGCCCCGTCCAAGCCTCATCCCGGCATGATCGAGCAGATTCTTCAGGAACTGGATTGTCCCCCCGACGAGGCGCTCATGGTGGGGGACACCGATTTCGACATCCTCATGGGTCATGCGGCGGGGGTGCGAACCTGCGCCGTGACCTACGGCTGCCATGACCGGCAACGCCTTGCCGCAGCCAAACCGCACCACTGGATCGAGGCCATGCCCGAATTGTTGGCCCTGCCGCTGTGGTAG